CTAAACAAAAAAATGCAATTTGAGACTTTATTTATTAAATTTACTAAGACTGGAATTGCAACATAGATACATTGGCATATTTGTTTAGGTGTGGTGGCAGTTGGATCGTAGTTTTATTACTGGTTTTTATTGCTGAGGTTTGTTAATGGTTAAGTAAATCAAATTGGTAGTGCTGAACAAGTAAGGATTTGGGAGATAGTTGAATATCTATAACCCAAACAAGCTAAGCTCCGAATTTTAAATCGATTGCTAATTATCCTTACTACTGCATGACTACCATCAAATTAAATTAACGATCGCCTAGTCTTAATAGTTGCCAATGTAACTAACAGCCATAGTTAACGATTTAAATCTGCGCGACTATGGAAAGCATCAAAAATAATTAAATCTATTGAATCTAATTACTAATCACACGTAGAGTGATTTAAAAGCTGAGCAGCCACCTAGGCCACCTAGAGCAATAATGAATCTGCCCCTTAGTTTTTAGCGGCAAAAAAGCGATCGATTTACATAACTAAGATTAGTGAGGTTTATTAACTTCTTTCAGTGACTAAGATCACAAATAACAAGATCACAAATAACAATAGATAGTAAGACCACTAGCATGGTTTCTGTGGAGACTATTTAGAGCCTTTCCAGCATTTTAATCTGGTGCCATTTAAAGACCTGTTTGGTCGGAATTACGATCGCTTGGGTGCAATTACGCCATACGGATGTTTCTCTAGGAGTAAATTCCATAGAATGACTACGATCGCAATGTTCTTATGGCAATGGTTGCAGCGATTTTTACTTAGCGTATCTAATTATGCTTATTATGCTTAATCAGATTTGAGCTAAGCTTTCCAGCGCTAGCAGTTTTCACAGCTTATAATCTTAGTTGGGCTTAATTAAGTTCAAACATTAGCGAAATTAGATACCGTAATGACAGCAACAACCCCAAATACGCCGAATATTCCAAATACGCCAAGCACAGAAGTCGCTACGATCTCGCTCCAGGTTTCAGGCATGAAGTGTGCTGGATGTGTGGCCGCCGTGGAAAAGCGGCTATTGGCATGTGATGGGGTCAGGGCAGCTACGGTTAATTTAGTGACCGAACGGGCAACGATCGCAGTTGAGCCAGAGTCCGATCGCCAGGAATTAATTAACAGTGCAATCGAGACTGTTAGCAAGGCTGGCTTTGAGGCAAAAGAATATCAACGATCGCCATTGCAAACTGATTCTGAATCCAGTCGTGAAAACCTCAAGGGCAAAGTTGAGTTGCTGGGGCTAAGCTGGCAAGCGCCACCGGGGGGGGATATTGCGATCGCTGTGGTTTTAATTTTTCTGGCGGTGCTGGGGCATTTGGGGCCAATGGGAGTGATTGAGCTGCCCTTGATCAGTAATATGTATGCCCATTGGGTATTTGCGACTGCTGCCTTGTTAATTCCTGGGCGGGCAATTTTGCGTGATGGGTTCAAGGGGTTGTGGTATCGCATTCCCAATATGAACTCTTTGATCTCGATCGGGGCGATTTCTGCCTATATTGCCAGCGTCGTAGCGCTATTTTGGCCCCAACTGGGGTGGCGCTGTTTTTTTGAAGAACCGGTGATGCTGTTGGGGTTTATTTTGCTAGGCCGATCGCTGGAAGCCAGAGCCAGGGGCAAAGCCAGCGCAGCACTGCAGCAGCTCATAAATCTTCAGCCCTATTCGGCACGGCTCTTGGTTGGTGCGGAGCAATTACAAGTGCCCGTTACTGAAGTCCAGATCGGCGATCGCTTATTGGTTTTACCAGGCGAGAAAATCCCCACCGATGCCAGGGTGGTGGCCGGCAGCTCTAGGGTGGATGAATCAATGCTGACCGGGGAATCTGTGCCCGTAGATAAACAAACAGCGGCCAGAGTGACCGGGGCAACGCTCAACCTGACTGGGGCATTGACGATCGAAGTAGAACAGGCGATCGAGCAGTCCACCTTTGCCCGAATTGTGGCCTTAGTAGAGCAAGCCCAGGCTCAAAAAGCGCCAATCCAAACCCTGGCCGATCGCATTTCCGGCTATTTTACCTATGGAATTATGGCGATCGCGGCGTTGACTTTGCTGGGTTGGCTGTTGCTGGGCGGGGTGGAATTGATTTTTGCGATCAAGCTAGCGATTACGGTGCTAGTAATTGCCTGTCCCTGTGCCTTGGGGTTGGCCACACCAACGGCGATCCTGGTGGGTACTGGGATGGGCGCAGAACGGGGGATTTTGATCAAGGGTGGCGATCGGCTTCAGCAGGTACATAGCCTTGATGCGATCGTGTTTGATAAAACTGGCACACTAACGCTGGGGTCGGCACAGGTCAGCGATCTGGTGGCAGTGGATCATGCCTTTAAGCAAATTTTTAGTCTCAGTCAGTCTGATCAGTCGGCTGTTGTTGCATCTAGCTCTGAGCAGGCGGTAAATGCAAGTGATCGGCCAGAATCACTTATTGCGGCAAATGAGTTATTAAAATGGGCGGCCAGTGCCGAAAAACAAGCTAATCATAATCTGGGGGAGGCGATCGTCAGGGCAGCAGCCGATCGCAAGTTGGCACTTATAAGCACTAAAGAATGCATCAGCGAGACGGGCATGGGAGTGAGGGCGATCGTGGGTGATCTAAATAATCCCGATGCCGATCAAACGGTTCTGGTGGGTACTCAGGCATGGCTGGAGCAAAATAATATTACGATCGATCCGGCGTACCTGTCTCAAGCAACCGAGTTGGCCAGCAGTGGTAAAACGGTGGTGTATGTGGCGATCGCGGCGCGATTTGTGGGGCTAATTACAATCACTGATCCTTTGCGCGGTAATGCAGCCGATGCGGTGGCGGCTTTGCAAAAAATGGGCTTGCAAGTGTGGATGCTAACGGGCGATCGCTATGCTACGGCGCAGGTAATTGCCGATCGGGTGGGCATTCCGGCTCAGCAGATCATTGCAGACGTGAAGCCCGATGGTAAGGCAGCCACGATCGAAAAGCTGCAAGCGCAAGGTTTGCAAGTGGCAATGGTGGGCGATGGGGTGAATGATGCGCCAGCGTTGGCCAAGGCGGAAGTTGGCATTGCGCTTAGTTCTGGCACTGATGTGGCAATGGAAACCGCTGATATTGTGTTGATGCACAATGACATTGCTGATGTGGTCAAGGCGATCGGCCTGAGTAAGGCCACCTTCAACAAAATCCGCCAGAATTTGTTCTGGGCATTTGCCTATAATCTCTTGGGTATCCCGATCGCTGCTGGTTTGCTCTATCCCAGCCTGGGGGTTTTACTCAATCCCATGATCGCTGGATTGGCAATGGCGTTTAGTTCGGTGACGGTGGTGGTTAATTCGTTGTCGTTGCGCTGGAGTTTTAGAAATTGAAAGAGCTAGAGTTTCAGGTAAGTAGCGGCAATATTTTTGCAGATATGGAGCTAGAAGAAGCTGACCAGCTATATGTTTGTGCCCAGCTTGGTTTTCAGATCCGCCAACTCCTAAGGGAAAGAGGATACACCCATCAACAAGTAACAGAGCTATTAAATATTACTCAGCAGGAAGCAGATAATCTTATTAAAGGTCAATACCATTTATTTACAGAAGGGAAACTCATTAAGTTTCTGAATAAACTTGATTTTAAGGTAGTTATTCAGATTTCTCCTCATCAAGATAATGAACCCTTTCAATTAGTGGCTTTGGAAAGAAGCTGATCTCGCATTGGCAGCTAAACCTTCGATGTGTTAACGCGAAAGGCAATTTGAATAATTAATAGCACCTAATTCTAGGCTGGTAAGAAGTATTAGGGGCAATTTTAAGACTGCGATCGCTTCGGGCTAGATTTAGCTACTTTGGCCTCGATCGCCTCTTGGGTTTGGTTTAGCTTCTGTTCGATCGCTGCCATTGTTTGGGCAATTTCTTGCATCTTGTTGCCACTATCGGCAATGCGACGGCAATCCAGCTTGCGTTGGCGGTGGCGCTCGCGGATTTGCTCTAGTTTGGCAAAAATCTGCTGACTTGTTTCCTCGATGTCTTGCCGAGCGCGATTGGCATCAGCCTCGGTAATCACCATTTTGGTGCGGAGGTGATCCATATTCCCTGGTAGCTGCCGCAGGGAGGATTGCAGCTTTTTTTGTTGGCGTGGTTCTAAATAGTCCAAGGCTTCCCTCGCGTTAGTATTAATATCTATTCTTTACTCTCTCATTTCTATATCTATAGTAAGACGACTACATAGGTATGTCGATCGCTAAATGTGTCGTTTGGTTTGGCAATTGCCACGAAAATTAGTTTAGATTATTTGAGGCTTCTAAACTAGATATAGCTTCTTCTAAATACTGCTTACAAAACTCACTTAGCCAGAAGCCACTTAATTTACCTTTTCTATTCTCTGATTCTTGTAACAACAAGTTTTTAACCGATCTAAGCCAAGGTAATTCACTTATTAAATCTTGGTTGTAAACTTCATATCGCTTTTTAAAAGCAAACAATGCTGAGCGCTGATCTTCAATAGACATCCTTAAAAACAAGGAAACAAATTCTGTTGGAGCAACATACTTAGAAATAAATAACGGAGTCTTGTAATATTCCCTCTCATCGGGATCTTCACTTTGGTTATTGTTTAAGTAAATTAAGTGCCTAAACTCAGCAGGTTCTTTCTCCATCTTTGCAAGGAGTTGTTTTACCTTAAAAGGCATTCTTTCTTTTCGGACGACCTCATTAATCTTGCTAATATAATCTTCAAATTCTTTGAATTCTTGGTACTCTTTACCGCTGAATGCAAATCCTAAATATCCTCCAACGTAATACTCTATGTCCCTAGGTAAGACTTCAAATTTACCTGCAGTTCGCAAGTAGCCAATATAATCTTTAGCATCTTGCAGAATTTCCGATTTGTCTTTGCTATAAATACCTGACTCTGAAAACATTAAGAAAAGTCCAAATACATGTTTTATTGCACCGAGGTCTGTTAATTCTCTATTCTCATATTCAGACTTAACTTCCTCGAATAGGTCGTCAAAATCATTATCAGAGATACCTTTTCCCTTGAAACTATTAAGCAATCTAAGCCAAGCAGAACTATTCTCATCTGCAAAATATTTGCTGTTAGGTAATAACTGCTCTAGTATTTGTACATCAATTTTACCCTTGTCGAAAAACTCATACCACCATTCAGAATTAGGGAATGGAGAATGTAAATTTAAAGCGTAATATTTGCTTGCTATTTTCCCGAGCTTATTTTCCTTTGACTGATTCTCATTACTCTTTTCTTTGGATATTTGCTCTTGTGTGAGGTTATTACGCATACTTTTTACAAGCTCATCTTCAAGTTTTAGGATATCTTTAGGGGTCATGGCTCCTCTATTGATTTCAATTGTGAAAGCCATCAATACACTGAAGAGATCTTTCAAGAAATCAGGACTACTTTTAGCCTCTTTAGGCAGTACATTAAAAATAAATTCAAAGTCGGAGATGACTTGCTTTAAACACCTTAAGTTTTTGAAGTTTGCTTGAAGATATATATCTTCGATTAAAGAGATGTTCTCAGACAAAAATTTCTTTACATTGTCTTTTTTCTGTATAAAAGCATTTAGTGCAGCATTAATATCTATGTTCACCTCAAAAGTTTTGCCTATCAATTTTTCTTTGATTCGTGAAAAATCATTGCTTTTGTCGATTAAGAGTTCTTCTTCGTTTGCTACTAAAATCACTCTCAGCTCTTGCTGCTCGACGAAAGAGTTGATGTAGCCTAATCTATCTTTTAGAGGTATGCTGCAGCGCTCCAAGTCATCAAATATTAAGATAGGATTATTCAAATCCAAGAGATACTTCGGGATTTGGTTGAGCGTAGGTAGTTTGAGGGTTACAGGCCCAACTTTCCCAGAACCCCTTATAATATCTCCAAAAATTTGGCCAGCAAGTCTTGCTCCTTTCGAGTTAAAAAGTGGATTTAGCTGCAGAAAGAATTCGTACTCAATTTGCGCTACTGATGTAATTCCATTCAAACTAACGTAAAGGCATTTTTGCTTATTTCTTTTGTTGCGTTTGTCAAAGTGCTTCTTATACTTTTTTACAAACCAAGTTTTGCCGGAACCCCATTCGCCTTTCAATAAAACAGCAAATCCTGGGGAATGCCCGAGCCCACAATAATAATCTAGATATTTCTCGAGGTGAATGTTGAACTCATTTATAAAATTATTGTTTTGAGTCATGATTTTTAGCTTTGCCTGAATTTTTATAACTTCTGCATTGGTGCTAAGCGAGGATCGAGAATTTTTTTGCCCCTCCCCTCAAAACTAACCGCCACATACATTTTTTCGCCCGATCCCAGCAGATTCGTCACCTTGCCCTCGCCAAACTCATCATGCATCAACCGATCGCCCACCTGCCAATCCGCGATCGCCATGCGTGGCTTCACCACATCCTTAGTCCGAGATTTATTTCTAAGTTTGTCAGCGATCGTCAAGCGGCGACCCGCCCCCGCCGATTCACTACTACTACCAGAACTAGCATAGGCGCTGCTGCCATAGCGCTCCGCCGATTGACCACTGAGTAAATCCTTGGGTAATTCATCCAGGAACTGTGAGGCGATTGCATATTCCCGATTGCCATAGAGCCGCCTGGCCTGGGCATGGGTGAGGATCAATTTTTCCTGGGCGCGGGTAATACCCACATACATCAAGCGGCGTTCTTCTTCCAGTGCCATTGGGTCATTCAGCGATCGATAGCTGGGAAATAGTCCCTGCTCCAGGCCAACTAAAAACACCACCGGAAATTCTAACCCCTTGGCGGAATGCAACGTCATCAGGGTGACTTTTTCAGCATCCTCATCGGCATTGTCCAAACTAGAAGCAAGGGCGGCACTGGCCAGGAATGCATCCAAAGAGGGATCGCCACTTTCTTCCGCATATTGCAATGCTGCGTTATATAGCTCATTCAGGTTGGCCAATCGCTCTGTGGCCTCGTCGTTACCCTGGGCTTGTAGTTCCTGTTCATAGCCCGACTCAGATACAATCCCTTGGATAATTTCTGCCGCTGACATGCCCTGAGCCTGACCGATCCATTTGTTGATTAGCTCCATAAAACCAATTACTTTCTTGGCTGCCCTACCCGTAATTGTTTTGACTGAGGTTTCATCGCCGAGAATTTCCCACAGTGGGATACCCAACTCCCGGGCGGCATCGGTGAGCTTTGCGATCGTGGATGCGCCGATCCCTCGCTTGGGCGTATTAATCACCCGCAGCAAACTAATCGTATCGGCGGGATTAGACAGCAAACGCAAATAGGCCAGGATGTCTTTGATCTCTTTGCGATCGTAGAACCGAAACCCACCCACGATCTTGTAGGGGATATCCAGCATCTCCCCTTCCAATACCCGTGATTGGGCATTAGTACGATACAAAATCGCAAAATGTCCCCAATTGGCGTTGGGGATTTGGGCTTTAATCGCGCGAATCTGCTGTACCACATAGGCCGCTTCGTCGATCTCCGTATCCCCCCGATAGAGGTGGATCAGATCACCATCGTTGCGGGTAGGGCGCAAGACCTTATCGATCCGCTCGCTGTTGTTTTCAATCAATTGATTGGCGGCACTGAGAATATTCGCCACCGATCGATAGTTTTCCTCCAGCTTAATCATGGTCTTGGTCTTAGCATCAGCCAGGCGATCGCCAAAGGTTTCCTGGAATTCCATCAGGATTGTAAAATCAGCACCGCGAAATCGATAGATGCTCTGATCGGCATCACCCACCGTAAACACCGATCGCCCCTGCCAGTCAAAATCCTGGCCAGACCTGAGGTTGCCCGTTGCCAACAGCCGAATTAGCTCATACTGAGTGCGGTTGGTATCTTGATATTCGTCCACCAGAATATGCTTAAAGCGATCGTGCCAATAGGCCAAAGTTTCTGGGCTCTGGCGGAATAGTTTTACTGGCAAGAAAATCAAATCATCAAAATCCAGGGCATTATTAGCCGCCAGTTGAGTTTGATAGGTTTCATAGACCAGGGCGATCTGACGCGCTTTGAAGCCAGACTCGTTTTGTTGATATTGTTGCGGTGTCCAGCCTTGATTTTTAGCGTTGCTGATTGCAAACCGCACCGATCGCGGCTCAAACCGTTTTTCATCCAGATTCAGCCGATTGGTCACAATGTCCTTAACCAAAGACTGGGCATCGGACTCATCAAAGATCGAAAAATTGGTCTGCCACTTGTGGCCATTCTCACTGGTGTATTTATCTATATCCAGCCGCAAGATCCGACAACACATACTGTGGAAAGTACCCACCCACAGCCCATCGGTGGCATAGCTATTAATACGCCGGATTTTGGAAGCTAGGCGCTTACGATCGACTTCCACCAGATTATCTAGCGGCTTGCCATACTCAACTAAGGCCAACTCTTGCATCAACAGATTAGAAATGCGATCGCCCATCTCCCTTGCGGCTTTGTTGGTGAAGGTAACCGCCAAAATGCTCTCTGGGGCAACATTGTGGTTAAGCAACAGGTTGGCAATTCGATAGGTGAGGGTGCGCGTTTTGCCCGATCCGGCTCCAGCCACTACCAGCAGAGGACCCTGGGTATGGCTAGCGGCTTTTTTCTGGGCAGGGTTGAGGTGATTTAAAAACTGGGCGTTCATGCTGAAACCTTAATTGCTCTACGCGGATAGTTTTGGGCTGGCGATCGCTGCCAAACTATAACCTAAATTAGATTACAAATGAATTTAAAGAGATGCCCATTACTTAGCTATTTATTTGCTATTGATAAATCTATGCATATAACTAATGATACTTGGCCGCAGGCTCCAGACTTCTCTTAAGACCATTTGCTGACAATCCTTCGATCTATATCACTATCTTGTGATTAGTTTTCTTATTGATCATTTTGAGCATTGGTCTCTAGTTCTGGTGGTGCATAAACCGACTGGTCGATCGGTGTGGCCAGATCAATCAAGCCGCTCAGGGAGCCGACCTGTAATTGACCATTAGTACCCAACTCGCTATAGCAAAAAACAAGGCGATCGGTGGTGCGATGGAGTAAATCCTGCAAAGCATCGTGGAGTCTGCGTTGATCGATTTCCTGTTCTCGCTGAATTGTCCAGGGCTGCCCATCCCAATCATGCCGGAACAGCGGCGCACCATACATAAATGCAGCACGACTGGTTTGCCACAGCGAAGAACCCAGATCGAGCCAGAATTGAATTTTATGGCTGCCCCTGGCCATCCGGTATTGGTAAATGCTAGCAAAAATTACGCTATCATCCGGCATGTTTGGCGTGTAGGGATTGGAAGTAATTGTGCCCTGGCGAATTAGATTAATAAACCTGGTGATAATTTCCGCCTCTGGCCAGTTAAGCCGATAGCCAATCTGCCAATAATATTGCGCTGTTTCGATCAGCTCTTGCAGGGTGGAAAGTTGATCGTAACTGGGATTAGTAGGAATAAAAAATTTCTGGATCGCCCGATCGAGCAGCAGCAATGGCGTAAGCTGGCTTGATTGTGCTTCGATCCAAGCTCTAATCTGTTCATAGGCGTAGCTAACCTGATTGCCCAGGCGATTCCATTGGCTATAGTTCTTGCTTTCCAACAGCCTGGGTTGGTCAGGATGGGGCACAAAACAATGATCGGCCAAAATCCCAGCCCGTACTGGATCGATCGTGGTCTGGGTTGACTGCAATCGAGTAATCGGCGATCTTGCGGTTGGCGCGGATTCAGGTTGTGTCTGTCGATCGGCTTGACCAGTAGAACCGATCGCCGCAAGTGCCACTGCTGGTGAGTTTTGACTAAATTGATCTTGAGCTAAATTCTCCTGCCCAAAATTATCTAATTCAGTATTGTTATTCACACCGCCCCCAAAACTGCGATTAAATACCTGACTCAACACCACCAGCATTTCTGCCACCTGATCGCGGTTCACCAGTCGCCCCAGGTTGGGATATACCAGCGTGAGTAAAGTAAGCAACGATCGCACCTGGGGATTATTCACGATCGGCTTTTGGGGATTAAGCGGCATAAAGGGAATATTTTTTTTGCTTAAAATCTCCCGCAGCGCATATTCAGCAATGTTATCCAGTCCTGGTGCGATGATGGCGATCTCATTGGGTTTAACTCGCTCTGTTTCGATCGCGGTGTTGATCGCCTCAGCCACTATATCGGCGCATTGCCTTAGTAGTGCTGCCCGTGAAGTGGTTTCGATCGCAATAGTGCAGTCATTTAAATTCCTAAAATCCCTGAAATCCGTGCCCAGGTTACTATAGTTACTAAAATCCCCACCCATGTCTGGGTAAACATTAGGATCGATTACCAAATCCAGAATCGGCGCAAGGGCAACCTCGGCAATCGAACTACTTTGTGAAT
The sequence above is a segment of the Pseudanabaena sp. PCC 7367 genome. Coding sequences within it:
- a CDS encoding heavy metal translocating P-type ATPase; this translates as MTATTPNTPNIPNTPSTEVATISLQVSGMKCAGCVAAVEKRLLACDGVRAATVNLVTERATIAVEPESDRQELINSAIETVSKAGFEAKEYQRSPLQTDSESSRENLKGKVELLGLSWQAPPGGDIAIAVVLIFLAVLGHLGPMGVIELPLISNMYAHWVFATAALLIPGRAILRDGFKGLWYRIPNMNSLISIGAISAYIASVVALFWPQLGWRCFFEEPVMLLGFILLGRSLEARARGKASAALQQLINLQPYSARLLVGAEQLQVPVTEVQIGDRLLVLPGEKIPTDARVVAGSSRVDESMLTGESVPVDKQTAARVTGATLNLTGALTIEVEQAIEQSTFARIVALVEQAQAQKAPIQTLADRISGYFTYGIMAIAALTLLGWLLLGGVELIFAIKLAITVLVIACPCALGLATPTAILVGTGMGAERGILIKGGDRLQQVHSLDAIVFDKTGTLTLGSAQVSDLVAVDHAFKQIFSLSQSDQSAVVASSSEQAVNASDRPESLIAANELLKWAASAEKQANHNLGEAIVRAAADRKLALISTKECISETGMGVRAIVGDLNNPDADQTVLVGTQAWLEQNNITIDPAYLSQATELASSGKTVVYVAIAARFVGLITITDPLRGNAADAVAALQKMGLQVWMLTGDRYATAQVIADRVGIPAQQIIADVKPDGKAATIEKLQAQGLQVAMVGDGVNDAPALAKAEVGIALSSGTDVAMETADIVLMHNDIADVVKAIGLSKATFNKIRQNLFWAFAYNLLGIPIAAGLLYPSLGVLLNPMIAGLAMAFSSVTVVVNSLSLRWSFRN
- a CDS encoding helix-turn-helix domain-containing protein, which gives rise to MKELEFQVSSGNIFADMELEEADQLYVCAQLGFQIRQLLRERGYTHQQVTELLNITQQEADNLIKGQYHLFTEGKLIKFLNKLDFKVVIQISPHQDNEPFQLVALERS
- a CDS encoding P-loop NTPase fold protein, which codes for MTQNNNFINEFNIHLEKYLDYYCGLGHSPGFAVLLKGEWGSGKTWFVKKYKKHFDKRNKRNKQKCLYVSLNGITSVAQIEYEFFLQLNPLFNSKGARLAGQIFGDIIRGSGKVGPVTLKLPTLNQIPKYLLDLNNPILIFDDLERCSIPLKDRLGYINSFVEQQELRVILVANEEELLIDKSNDFSRIKEKLIGKTFEVNIDINAALNAFIQKKDNVKKFLSENISLIEDIYLQANFKNLRCLKQVISDFEFIFNVLPKEAKSSPDFLKDLFSVLMAFTIEINRGAMTPKDILKLEDELVKSMRNNLTQEQISKEKSNENQSKENKLGKIASKYYALNLHSPFPNSEWWYEFFDKGKIDVQILEQLLPNSKYFADENSSAWLRLLNSFKGKGISDNDFDDLFEEVKSEYENRELTDLGAIKHVFGLFLMFSESGIYSKDKSEILQDAKDYIGYLRTAGKFEVLPRDIEYYVGGYLGFAFSGKEYQEFKEFEDYISKINEVVRKERMPFKVKQLLAKMEKEPAEFRHLIYLNNNQSEDPDEREYYKTPLFISKYVAPTEFVSLFLRMSIEDQRSALFAFKKRYEVYNQDLISELPWLRSVKNLLLQESENRKGKLSGFWLSEFCKQYLEEAISSLEASNNLN
- the pcrA gene encoding DNA helicase PcrA — translated: MNAQFLNHLNPAQKKAASHTQGPLLVVAGAGSGKTRTLTYRIANLLLNHNVAPESILAVTFTNKAAREMGDRISNLLMQELALVEYGKPLDNLVEVDRKRLASKIRRINSYATDGLWVGTFHSMCCRILRLDIDKYTSENGHKWQTNFSIFDESDAQSLVKDIVTNRLNLDEKRFEPRSVRFAISNAKNQGWTPQQYQQNESGFKARQIALVYETYQTQLAANNALDFDDLIFLPVKLFRQSPETLAYWHDRFKHILVDEYQDTNRTQYELIRLLATGNLRSGQDFDWQGRSVFTVGDADQSIYRFRGADFTILMEFQETFGDRLADAKTKTMIKLEENYRSVANILSAANQLIENNSERIDKVLRPTRNDGDLIHLYRGDTEIDEAAYVVQQIRAIKAQIPNANWGHFAILYRTNAQSRVLEGEMLDIPYKIVGGFRFYDRKEIKDILAYLRLLSNPADTISLLRVINTPKRGIGASTIAKLTDAARELGIPLWEILGDETSVKTITGRAAKKVIGFMELINKWIGQAQGMSAAEIIQGIVSESGYEQELQAQGNDEATERLANLNELYNAALQYAEESGDPSLDAFLASAALASSLDNADEDAEKVTLMTLHSAKGLEFPVVFLVGLEQGLFPSYRSLNDPMALEEERRLMYVGITRAQEKLILTHAQARRLYGNREYAIASQFLDELPKDLLSGQSAERYGSSAYASSGSSSESAGAGRRLTIADKLRNKSRTKDVVKPRMAIADWQVGDRLMHDEFGEGKVTNLLGSGEKMYVAVSFEGRGKKILDPRLAPMQKL